From the Desulfobacterales bacterium genome, one window contains:
- a CDS encoding RimK/LysX family protein, with product MRIIPALIAAILIGIPFSAISQDKQVVGLLEKIKICPENLIMTAKLDTGAEHSSLSAINIREFIRDGKRWVRFDVNAQWLWKTREKRLLRIAKIKRHPNDHQERPVIRLGICLGKYYREVDFNLTDRRKFEHQMLIGRSFMNGLLIVDPAAEFTTTPNCEASCGK from the coding sequence ATGAGAATCATTCCAGCCCTTATCGCTGCGATTTTAATCGGAATTCCATTTTCAGCCATCTCCCAGGACAAGCAGGTTGTCGGCCTGTTGGAGAAAATCAAAATCTGTCCGGAAAACCTCATCATGACGGCCAAGCTGGATACCGGAGCGGAGCACTCTTCCCTCAGCGCCATCAACATCAGGGAGTTCATACGTGACGGCAAACGCTGGGTTCGCTTTGATGTCAACGCCCAATGGCTTTGGAAAACGCGGGAAAAAAGACTGCTGCGAATCGCAAAAATTAAAAGGCACCCGAACGATCACCAGGAGCGTCCGGTAATCCGGCTGGGGATCTGTCTGGGAAAGTATTACCGGGAAGTCGATTTCAACCTTACCGACCGCAGAAAATTTGAACACCAGATGCTCATCGGCCGCAGCTTTATGAACGGCCTCCTCATCGTTGACCCGGCCGCTGAATTCACCACCACGCCAAACTGCGAAGCGTCCTGCGGCAAGTAA